Within the Malus sylvestris chromosome 4, drMalSylv7.2, whole genome shotgun sequence genome, the region ACGGAATGAGCAAGGCCGGCTTTTTCGATCATTGACCGAACAAATTTGTCGCCCATGCTCAATTCTTTGTCGATATTTGCTTCTATAACGACGGATCTCACTTCATTGATAAAACTACAGATACTATGCAGGTCTCTTTCATTTCTGCTTCTCAAATTCTCAAGAAATGACAAAGAAAATGCTACTGACACCTTAATTCTTCGGTCGAAGGGAGGACTAGTGAGGACAGCGTGTAGGGTTTTGAGGCTGGATAAAACCCTAGGCAGACTAGATTTTCTTGTATAATCATTGCCTTTAATTGCTACGATGCTTTTGATGTCTACTTGCGAGATAAAAGGCATTATGTGCGTTTTCAACCAtgattttgaggaagattcggAGCTGATTATGTTTTCGACCTGCCTCTCATTCAAGTAGAGATCAACAGCTACACCGGTTTTGGACAGAGTACTTAAGGCCCTAGGATCTTCGACAAAGACTCGAATCTGAGACGGGTTGATCTTGTTTTGCTTCAGGAATGATAATGTCCTTCCAGGTGATGAAACTGCAGTGTTTCCACTTGCATGATATGAGAAACCCACCAGGGTTCCTGTtggatgtgaaaaaaaaaaggaaaaaatgacAGAAACTTCAAATTACTTTAACTGATAGTTCTAGCTGTAACCAGTTATAACCCAAATTTATGCAAACAAGAACTGatcagaaaatgaaaaatgcATATCCAACTTCAAATTGATCAGTGTGTTCATCGAAATGGAATCTGACATAACTGACGTTTCGAGTAAGTGTGCACACAATCTTCTCCAGTCCGAAGAAATGATTCAACAAAATAACGAACGAGTCAAAAAGTAAAAACTTATTACTTACCTGATGAacagaaagagaggagagagaggaagaacaaGAATAGGCACTTAGAAGCTGCATTGGCCATGATTTTGTGAGGTGTTTCTGGGATTCCAAGGAAAGACTAGGCCGGATTTTAAATGCGATTCATAAGCGTCCTTACTGAAAGCGCTAACGAGCAACAGCGAACGGGGATGCTTTTAAAAACATTGCACGTAGAAATGGAGTGAATTTAAACCAGTGGAGAGCGCAAAGTGTATGAAGACAAAGgtggcaaaaaagaaaaagtgacaAAAGTGAGTCgaatgatgaagaaaataagTTTGCTTTGTgaccagtggcgaagccaggatttcCCGAGGGGAGGGGCGAAATTCAAAAGAGTGCAATGTTCATCGAAACGGTTGCCTTCACATTAGAGAGTACaaagttttgagtcaatattcATAACAGAAAAGAGTCTCTTTACCAAAAGTGTTGTAAGTGGTAATATCAAAGTCATGTAAGAAGCTTAAATTGGTTAGAATTAGAttctaaaaaacgttaggcgCTAATCAGGCAACGGACTGGGGCCTAGCAGCTAGGCGTCTAGGCGAGATTTAGGTAGGAGCCTAGatggatttaaataaatttcttttatcgtaaaataagcattaagcaatatttacattatttcttaaaaaattaatacaataGTAATAGATAATGTGAGAGTTTAAAATAAATACGCTGGGGTCTTAAAAGGAGGGAAAAAATACATACaagaattattataaaaaaaaaaaagagcgaaATGGGTTaacaaatcacaaaaaaaaggtggggtcagaagaaaaaaaaagaacaatactTGAATACTGACTAATCAGTAGTCAATTTACTCACTATGACAGGTGGCCTAATAACATTATAACACCTGTCTATTTAATATTTTCCCAGGATAATACTTGGGTAATCAACAGTGAGTACCCAATTTCACTGACTTCTTATGTGGAGAAACCATTTTACAACACCTGTCCTTTAAACTTTAAAGTTTCTCCAAGCACTCTTCTATTCTTTGTAACCAAACAATCGACTCTTCTTTTAAACATGTGACCAAACACACTCGGTCTTCCTTCTCCAACTCCAACAAGTCTGTCAAATACTTCCATCCCAGGGCTTATTCTTCAGCCCCAAACCTCTCTTCTCCAGAAACCCACCTCCAGTCCCTCTCTTCTCTGGGCGACCTCACCCTGAAATCCCTCTCTTCTCCGGAGACCCGCTTCTAGTCCTATTTTCTCTGGAGATTCACCTCCAGCCCTTCTCTtccccatttattttttttaaaatcattaaCTGTAAAGATTATTAATCAAAAAAGCCAAAGATCAATTTTTGAAATCATCAAAATCCAATCTTCATAATCACTGTATTCATTGTCTTGGAGGAGAGGATTGGGATGAGGTCGACGGAGGAGAGAGATTGATGGGAAAATCTGGGTTGGATTTGACGTTGCGGGAGGTAGGAAGAAGGAATGGGTATGTGATTGACGGAGCAAAGTTCGACGGAAGTGAGAGGGCCGGGATTTAGGGGGGGCAGCTTTGCTGCTCTCTCTGTCTGTAATTGGTCGTAAGGGGCCTGAGAGCTGAGAGAGAGTAAAGAAGGTTGAATGGGGGACACGTTACCCCCCCCCCggcaccatatatatatattttttcaaaacAGATGAAACGACGCCGTTTGGTGtcagtttttaaaattttttttaccaggaCCAAAACGACGTCATTTTGGCCtggatttaaaaaaagaaaagaaaaacgaatCTAGTTGCAGAGAACCAATTCATCCGAAGAACAAAACAGACGGAGCGGAGGGGCTGGGTTTCCGGGAGGGGAGGGGCTGAACCTGCGCTGGGGCTGTGTtttccggcgaggggagtggcggccgccactcctcgccctcacatGGCTTCGCCACTGTTTGTGACTAAGGTTCATGAGAAACATTGGAAAGAATCAAACCATGATGCTTTTGTGCTTCTTTATCTTTCCTAAAGAGAGAGATgagtcttttaaaaaaaaaaaaagaaaaaaaaaaagaagagagagatgaggaGCCGATGAAGATTTAAAGTTGGCGCTAAAAAGTATTAAGATTAATTCAGATCACCATGATGATTAAGGCTGTCGGCAGTGTTACTAATAAAGAAATTATTTCCGCAAAGTTATTTCTGTACATCCCCTAATTTATGAtctttaaattgaataaaatcaaagaaaaaaaggggaCAAAAGTATAGAGGGGTTTACGGGGGAAGAGAATAGGGGtgtaaaaattattttcttaggGTAAAACGAGGTTTAACCCCTTAAACTATTATCACAGTTGAAATTGACCACTTGAATtaattttttggtaaattaaccccTTGAATTATTTAAATCAGCTAATTAACCCATTGCTGTTAGATTCCGTCCACCACTCAGTCAAATTCAAGGGAAAATTAGTCATTTTATTATCAATTCTTACTTGTCAATGATAACTACGAATAAAATTATGATACATGAACACAAAATAATGCGTTaaacatatatcataataagaaaacagaaaaaaccCGAACGTTTACTTAAAGGACTATTTTACATTGTCATTACACATTATTTTCTGTTCATATGTCATAAATTTATTGGTGGTTATAGTTGACAAGTAAGAATAGATGATGGAAAAAATAATTTGTCCTTGAATTTGACGAAATAGTGGATGGAATCTACCGGCAAggggttaattggctaatttcaaatagttcatggagttaatttaccaaaaatatAGTTCAGGAGGTTAATTTCAATTAGAGTAATAGTTTAAGGGGTCAAATAGCAATTTACCCTTTTTCTtatcaaataacattttattAGTGTTAGTAAGTGGTCTCATTGTATTGATTTTATCTCGAATATTGTCTCGTTATGTTAACAACAAATAATCCCAAATTGTCTTGGTATGACCTGAATAAAGTATCTACATCttgatattgttttttttttcctattaaaAAGGAAACTAGTAGTGGTTTTGCCATGATAATCTATTCTTTCAGGAGCCGAGAGGACTCACAAAGGCATTAAAGTCTTTCCTTGGCTATCATCGTGTGATTTATTAGGGCCAGAAATCGAACTCATGACTTGTTGTGTAAAATTTAGATTTGGAATTTGTACCTAAATTTGAAAGATGTGATTTTATGAATTAAAGAAAACACTAATACTAGATCAGCATGAACATCTGGCCTATACTAAAGGAATGTAAAAGCATTTAGATTTGTTTTGACTGGATCATGTTAAAGTAGCTATCGTGCTTTGATAAGTGAAAcccataaattaaattaaacaaccAAAAATTAATGCATAAACAAAGTCTTCCGGAGATTAGGCATAGAAATCCACTTTTAGGTGTTGGCATTTTCTTCTCGAATAAGCGTATGTGGCTTTCTTGCATGTGATCTTGTATTTGTTCATAGAGCATGCCATAGACCAAAATCTTGGTTGGAGTCGGTGTTCACAAGTCTTTGTTTATCTCTCACAACATAAAAATATGTGATAAATCACCGGTTACAACTTACATGGTAGAATTCCTCTTAACAGAGAACTTAGCGGTTCCACATCAGGACGTCAAGAAATGTGTATGGTTTGGTGCAACAGGACCACAATTCTAGTTGTGCATGTAACAGCATGTTCACGGTAAGTGAAAGTTACCAAGAAGATGCAGGGTACCATATTCTCAAATGCAAGATAGAGACACAAGAATGCACTGCaaagattatttttttattggtcaTGCACTGCACTGCATATAGAataattaggaaaactaatgaaaagtccaAAATAACtgtagttttaatgaaaaatgacaaataaaggtgtagtgaattGTATCAGGGAatggtaaaaatgtgatttttcattaaaagtaaatagtaccgggaatgtttcgttaaaacttttaTGATTAGGAATTAGGTAAAAGTCACAAAAAATAGCCCTAGTCGTTATATTTTTACCTTGCGCCTGGTGGGTCTAGGTAAGTAGGTAATTTTCCAATCGGGGGCAAAATGTAGCCCAAGCACGCACCTTAATCATTTCACATAACTCTTGTCAAACAGCTTGCCCTAATGACAATTAGACTGCTTTCGTAAAAGAgaattgtagtaatggttctTCAACTTTAACTTAATCGAAGCAAcagtccatcaactaaaaattcattaccaatgATCCTTAACTCAGCAAAACGTGCAGCtctagtcattttcatcaacttcgtTAGAACTTCCGTTAAAAAATGTCACGTGCATGACACATGAGGTTGAATCAAGAAGCAAATATagaaaatcaaataagaaaaattgtatcaatagtcccttaactttaatccaacttgagaaatgatccctcaactttaactcaattagagtaatggtccatgagttgacgaaaataaccgtagctacacgttttgatgagttgagggactaatgataatggatttttagttgagggattattgctccaatttaattaaaattgagaGACAATTACTATCATTTACTCTTTGTAAAAACTCAGAAACATTTATGGCAAAAAGGAGACGTGGACCATTAAGCTGTACAAAAATGAcgaaaaatcaaatatttgcTCTAAAATTTGTTACATAATTAAACCACAGTGCCTAAAGTGACCATTATGATAAATTACTTGGATCATTGTGACGTTTCACCAAACTAAAGAGGTtgttttagccaaaatggttttTGGAATTGATATTTCTCACTTTAACATGTGACAATGAAAATCGATagaaatggttttgaatttgttcatcataaatcaattcggTTCTTCTGGGAAAAATATGTCAGTGTCCGCGTTAAGTGGACATgttgatttgacaaaataaCCTTAAAAATGTATTCACGTGACAATTTAATGAGAATATTGATAGGTTTTTCACAGAATGGCCAAAATGATTTATAGTAGACAAACTCAGGAACCACCTCTATCGATTTTCATTATCAAAGATCAAAATaaagagttatgtcaatctcagaGATTAttttggaataaaaaaaaactaactaaAGAACACATACGAAGTAGTACAGCGTAAAAAAGTGGCCACAGCCTTTATGATATGATGATTCTGCTGCtgctaattagggttttgaattcAACATATGCCATTTGAGCCATCTTTCTGCGGATTTAAGATGGATATGCAATCTGAGTGGGGACAAACACCCATGTGGAATACTCTATTGTGCTTCTCTTGGCAGCACTTAAATTCTCAAAAGTAGTGAATCAAAAAGCAGCTTCTCTGACTAGATCATCAGCCGAAAgcagggggagagagagagagagagagagtcataCAATCACACCTGTATTGATTTCAAGGGAAAAAGGAGTTTATATAGAATATTTGCTTTGTGGGCTTGTCTTGTTGCTCATAAAGTTGGCTCAATACAATCTCAATTTGAAAGGAAGATGTTCTACATTTAATTCAATCTAAACCACAAAGTGAGCGATTTGAACTCGGGTGCAAAACGGAGCACATCCGTTCTAAATAATGCGGCTACACCCACATCTGCAAAAACTATCGCATTACTCTTATCTGAACCCTACGACTTCACTACATATTCACAACAGTTCTACTCACTAGAAGCATAAACATTCAGTTTCTAATCTAAACTACAGCATCTTGTCATTCCCAATTGTAACTTAAATGCCAGGAGAATCAACAAACAAATCACTGAAAGAGGGATCAAGAAGTGCTTCTCTGGCTGACTGACACTGGTCAAGACGCTTCTTCAACGAGCGCAGGTCTCTCTCGTCCTTTGATGAACGTTCCTATCACGGGATGAATCATTCAAACCGAAGTCATTTCTTTTCAGGATACGTAGTTTTTTGGAACGATTCAAATTGACTATAGTGGTAAGAAGTTTCCTGAAAGTGATTGAGAGAAACTTACAAATGATTTCTTTAGCAGTAATATATCCACCAGGTATATCAACCACAGTACATTTGTTCTGGGGAAGCTGTAAAAAGCCAATTAACAATGATTCAGCATTAGTAAAACGCTTAAGCAAACAAGTTTTCTTACCTCAGGTAGCAGTCTGTCAAAATTACAGAACATTTTGAAGATCAAATGTGGTTCTCCGCTTTCCACggtatgattttgtttttctttttagaacagaattttcaaatttcaatcttCACAAGAAGATATTCACGCGGATATCAAAATACTCTAATTCGCTTTTCAATTTTCACCATGTTTTTCACCATGTTCTTGCTGCTATATGTGATAATATATCAACCATACCTTCCCTCCCAGCAGTCATTTGTTACCTCCTTCATCTTCCGGTATGTTTCTGACTGCAAATGATTAACGATCAATTATTTTATACAAGAAAAGATATATTTACTGATGCAACTTTAGTTTCAATCCTTACTTGTCTATCTCCCTTTGGACCTTTAAAGAGTTCAGGATCTGAAGATAGGTCTAGAAAGAGTACGTCTTCACCTACGCATATTTTGATGTTTCTTAAGCATGTTACATCAACAGTAAACGTATCCTCTACCGTATCAAAAACATTACATAGTAATCGAATAATTTACCATTACTGATTCTTGAAAGACTGAAATCTATTATCGATACCACCAATCCAAATGTTTGAATAAACATCTGTTTTCTCTCAAGAGTCAACTGCATTGTAACAGAATCATTCCGACTTAAAAGGATGTTTCCCCTGCAACAAATGCATATTTCCAGTCAGCAATTCCAGTGTCACTATGATAGAGTATAGACACAAAAATAACCATACCAGTGAAGATCACGGTGTTCAAACTCATACGCAGCTTcagccacggcaagggaagctGTAACCTGGAACAGTAATGCaatcatttaataacaaatcaaagcttcaggaATCACCTCTAGAATCCTGTTTTAACATATAATTTACCTGGAGCAATAAACTCCGTGCTTCATCAATGTTCATAAGCACAAAGCTTTCAAGATCTTCGCCCCCATTATCTAAAACAAACACAACATAGCACTGTACGCAAAATTGTGAGTTGCAATATAAACCtacataaataacattaacctcataaaacaaaaatgatttTACTCAAGAAGATCACTAAATCTTATGAAAAATTACTCAGACGACTTATTGATTATTCCAAAATGGAATCTTTTGATTAGATAATCATGTTTACATGACATGTGTGCGGCATATGTGGGAACTGAGTGAAGAGATTGTAGATATTAGACAAATCAAAGTAGAGAAGGAAAAACCTGGTTATCTGGAAATGCCTTGGGGTGATCGTTTTCTGAACCACACTTCTCATCCCAATTCTCCCATGCTTTGATCAAGGCAGCATCGTAAGAACCTTGGCACACTCTCAAACTGTAGGGGATTTAGATCTCAGAAagacaacaaaataaaaaccttGCAACTGATGGATCATTCAAGTAATCTAATAATAcacatttcaaaatttcaaacgaAATTGCAGTGTTCAATGTGTTCATATGTTTTTCGTTTCAAAAGAAGTAAATGTTCTCAGTTTCTAACCCTGACATGCAAACTAACCAAATCGAGATTACTGCATAATATCAATTCTATGAAGTCTTAAGCAGTTGTGAAAAGAGAGAATTTTAGAGTAAATACGTACTCTATTGTTCCGATAAATGTGGTGCAAGCGTTTGGAGCATTACTATCATGTCCTTTTAAGCAGTTAAGTGTGCGGGAAAGGATAACCTCTTCTAGCATTTCTTTAGATGTCTGGAGCACAGTAACCACATTACAGTATCATTCAACTAAGCGACAAATCCCTTCACTAGAAGGCATATTATTGAACTAAGTACCTTTTGTACTTCCCCGTTCACAAGTAAGTTGCCATCAATTGGGACTATTTTGCAAACATAGCTACCAGCCATGAAAGCTTCTCCAAATGTTCCTTCACCAATTTTGTTAATCTTTTCTAGGTCACTGTTTCAAGAAATGATCATCTTTTGTCAACTTATGAAAGCAGGATCAAATTAAACATTATTAACAAAAATTCAACTTGTAAATGCATACAGATTCCAAATAAGGAACTTACCAGTATGTAGAGAACACGTCCCCAAATTTTAAGGGAGCCGACTGGCCACATAATCTTAACAGGGCACCAAAGGGATCTAACTGTTCACTATCGGATGAAGATGATGCTAGAGAGAGTTTCTTTACAGAAGCTTCTATATCTTCACTACCATCATTGCCTGCATCAGCCATTGATTCTATGCTTCCACTCTCACGCACACTAAATACAGCCAAACTGAAGTCCAATATGCTTTGGGTACAGGGCAAGCGAGAACTGAATTTAGTATAGTTTTGTGGGGTTTTCAAACTTGAAGATGTGAAATTCCTACCACCAACAGTTTCCAAAGGCATAGGCCGAATGGCTGAAGTTTGTAGTATCTTAGACAATGTTCTAGAAGGGACAAATGTGAAATTGAACTTCTTGAATAACCATTTATCTAATGGTGAGCACAATTTGGGTAATGCAGCATCATCTGCTGGGTTGCCGGCAACCCATGTAGTAGGTTTGGGAGAGGGGCTCTCCACCAACAAATCAAAGGCATCAACCTCTTGAAAGTACACCTTCTCCTCTTCGAATTTGTACTTTCCCTAGACATTTGAAACATTAAAAACAGCATAAACAAATCAACGTGAAAATGCACT harbors:
- the LOC126617785 gene encoding serine/threonine-protein kinase haspin homolog — encoded protein: MDFTTGDAVADREKQGEAIYRRRKPQKPLPDLEPLKQACSTRYVGGRASVASDAAVGALVRKTSWSRSLSTRGRTSIAVGAFFEYHPPQKEPKRRGKRKGKAPLPKGKYKFEEEKVYFQEVDAFDLLVESPSPKPTTWVAGNPADDAALPKLCSPLDKWLFKKFNFTFVPSRTLSKILQTSAIRPMPLETVGGRNFTSSSLKTPQNYTKFSSRLPCTQSILDFSLAVFSVRESGSIESMADAGNDGSEDIEASVKKLSLASSSSDSEQLDPFGALLRLCGQSAPLKFGDVFSTYCDLEKINKIGEGTFGEAFMAGSYVCKIVPIDGNLLVNGEVQKTSKEMLEEVILSRTLNCLKGHDSNAPNACTTFIGTIDLRVCQGSYDAALIKAWENWDEKCGSENDHPKAFPDNQCYVVFVLDNGGEDLESFVLMNIDEARSLLLQVTASLAVAEAAYEFEHRDLHWGNILLSRNDSVTMQLTLERKQMFIQTFGLVVSIIDFSLSRISNGEDVLFLDLSSDPELFKGPKGDRQSETYRKMKEVTNDCWEGSFPRTNVLWLIYLVDILLLKKSFERSSKDERDLRSLKKRLDQCQSAREALLDPSFSDLFVDSPGI